Proteins from a single region of Candidatus Palauibacter australiensis:
- the infA gene encoding translation initiation factor IF-1 — protein sequence MAKEEPIQMTGEVAEALPNAMFRVELENGHQIVCHVSGKIRMNYIRILPGDRVAVELSPYDLTRGRITYRYK from the coding sequence TTGGCGAAGGAAGAACCGATCCAGATGACGGGGGAGGTCGCCGAGGCGCTTCCCAACGCGATGTTTCGCGTGGAGTTGGAGAACGGGCATCAGATCGTCTGTCACGTCTCCGGCAAGATTCGAATGAACTACATACGGATCCTGCCGGGAGACCGGGTCGCGGTCGAGTTGTCGCCCTACGATCTGACGCGGGGGCGGATCACGTACCGCTACAAGTGA
- the rpmJ gene encoding 50S ribosomal protein L36: MKVRSSVRRICEHCKIIRRRGVVRVICSRDPKHKQRQG, encoded by the coding sequence ATGAAGGTTCGTTCGAGTGTCAGGCGAATTTGCGAGCATTGCAAGATCATCCGCAGGCGCGGTGTCGTGCGGGTGATCTGCAGTCGAGATCCGAAGCACAAGCAGCGGCAGGGATAG